In Persicimonas caeni, a single window of DNA contains:
- a CDS encoding pyruvate carboxylase, with protein sequence MAGTIKNILCANRGEIAIRIFRACTELGIQTTAIYSWEDRLAIHRYKADRAYLVGQKGEPVAAYLDGDAIIELALDKGVDAIHPGYGFLSENADFAQKVIDAGLVWIGPPPEVMRELGDKVSARKVAKRANVPVVPGTDGAVDSLDDALEFAEEFGFPLLIKAAHGGGGRGMRVVQDGSELREAFQNARSEAKAAFGSPEVFIERYIDKPRHIEVQLLGDTHGNRVHLFERDCSIQRRLQKIVEIAPAPNLPAEVRDQLTEYALRLADAVDYSSVGTAEFLVEQRDGETNIYFIEVNTRIQVEHTVTEMVTGRDLIKAMIRVAEGYRLDDDVIDIHGQDDIGVNGFAVQGRVTTEDPENNFMPDTGRIITYRSAAGFGIRLDASVGGTNTEVLPYYDSLLVKVSAWGRDLADSTHRLHRSLAEFRVRGVKTNIPFLQNVIRHPVFQSGNTHTRFVDETEELYRYPERRDRGTKALRAIGDITVNGPPGTEQRLERPEPLIVPTPPKPPKGAEIPESPAYKVFREDGAQGLSRWIRDHDKLLITDTTFRDAHQSLLATRVRTRDLLDVAEQTAWAMPNIFSCEMWGGATFDVCMRFLKEDPWERLSRLREKMPGTLFQMLLRGANAVGYTNYPDNVVEAFVEEAADAGIDIFRIFDALNYVPNMELAIEEVNKAGKIAEASICYTGDVADPDEDKYTVDYYVDLAKRLEACGAHILNIKDMAGLLKPYSAKILIGALKDAVDLPIHLHTHDTSGNGVAMYLMAAEAGVDVVDCALSSVAGLTSQPSLNAIVTAMKGQPHAPELPVDKLQELADHWELLREIYHPFESGLKSGTTDVYYHEIPGGQYSNLRPRAIQLGLGDQWERITRTYHEVDQALGRLVKVTPTSKVVADFAMFLVRNDMTVEDVFAMHERGEEVDFPQSVVDFFMGRLGQPYGGFPEELQKIVTRGKEPITDRAGQHLDDYDWEAHAADLEELLGRTPTRREEISYALYPKVFTELAQSIEEFGEFRILDTVSFLYGMKPGEETLVDIEEGKTLVIKLLTIGPLEEDGTRTIYFELNGQPREVTVVDQSAELAVAARPKADRTNPDHVGASMKGKVIAVAVSEGDTVEKGQVLLTTEAMKMETNVTAPKDGTVSRLEVRAGDGVDSGDLVAIIE encoded by the coding sequence ATGGCTGGGACGATCAAGAATATTCTCTGCGCCAACCGCGGTGAGATCGCGATTCGTATCTTCCGCGCCTGCACCGAGCTGGGCATCCAGACGACGGCCATTTACAGCTGGGAAGACCGGCTGGCGATCCATCGCTACAAGGCCGATCGCGCGTATTTGGTCGGCCAAAAGGGTGAGCCGGTCGCCGCTTATTTGGACGGCGACGCCATCATCGAGCTGGCGCTCGACAAGGGTGTCGACGCCATCCACCCCGGCTACGGCTTCTTGAGCGAGAACGCCGACTTCGCCCAGAAGGTCATCGACGCCGGCTTGGTCTGGATCGGCCCGCCGCCCGAGGTGATGCGCGAGCTGGGAGACAAGGTTTCGGCCCGCAAAGTCGCCAAGCGCGCCAACGTCCCGGTGGTGCCGGGCACCGACGGCGCGGTCGACTCGCTCGACGACGCCCTCGAATTTGCCGAGGAGTTCGGCTTCCCGCTGCTCATCAAGGCCGCCCACGGCGGCGGCGGACGCGGCATGCGCGTGGTCCAAGACGGCAGCGAGCTTCGCGAGGCGTTCCAGAATGCGCGCAGCGAGGCCAAAGCCGCCTTCGGCAGCCCGGAAGTCTTCATCGAGCGCTACATCGACAAGCCGCGCCACATCGAGGTGCAGCTTTTGGGTGATACGCACGGCAATCGCGTCCACCTCTTCGAGCGCGACTGCTCCATCCAGCGCCGCCTCCAAAAGATCGTCGAGATCGCCCCGGCCCCCAACCTGCCCGCCGAGGTGCGCGACCAGCTCACCGAGTACGCGCTCCGACTGGCCGACGCGGTCGACTATTCGAGCGTGGGCACCGCCGAATTCTTGGTCGAGCAGCGTGACGGCGAGACCAATATTTACTTCATCGAGGTCAACACCCGCATCCAGGTCGAGCATACCGTCACCGAGATGGTCACCGGGCGAGACCTCATCAAGGCGATGATTCGTGTCGCCGAGGGATACCGGCTCGACGACGACGTCATCGACATCCACGGCCAAGACGATATCGGCGTCAACGGGTTTGCGGTGCAGGGCCGCGTCACCACCGAGGATCCCGAGAATAACTTCATGCCGGACACCGGCCGCATCATCACCTACCGGTCGGCCGCCGGTTTTGGCATCCGGCTCGACGCCAGCGTCGGCGGCACCAACACCGAGGTGCTCCCCTACTACGACAGCCTGCTCGTCAAGGTGTCGGCCTGGGGGCGTGACCTGGCCGACTCGACCCACCGCCTCCACCGCAGCCTGGCCGAGTTCCGCGTGCGCGGGGTCAAGACGAATATCCCGTTTTTGCAAAACGTCATTCGCCACCCGGTCTTCCAGAGCGGAAACACGCACACGCGCTTCGTCGACGAGACCGAAGAGCTGTACCGCTATCCGGAGCGTCGCGACCGCGGCACCAAGGCGCTGCGGGCCATCGGCGACATCACCGTCAACGGCCCTCCCGGCACCGAACAGCGCCTCGAGCGGCCCGAGCCGCTCATCGTGCCCACGCCGCCCAAGCCCCCCAAAGGGGCCGAGATCCCCGAGTCGCCGGCCTACAAGGTCTTTCGCGAGGACGGTGCTCAGGGCCTGAGCCGCTGGATTCGCGACCACGACAAGCTGTTGATCACCGACACGACCTTCCGCGACGCGCACCAGTCGCTCCTGGCGACCCGCGTACGGACGCGCGACCTGCTCGACGTCGCCGAGCAGACGGCGTGGGCGATGCCCAATATCTTCTCGTGTGAGATGTGGGGCGGCGCGACCTTCGACGTGTGCATGCGCTTCCTCAAAGAAGACCCGTGGGAGCGGCTGAGCCGCCTTCGCGAGAAGATGCCCGGCACGCTCTTCCAGATGCTTCTTCGCGGGGCGAACGCCGTCGGCTACACCAACTACCCCGACAACGTCGTCGAGGCGTTCGTCGAGGAGGCGGCCGACGCCGGCATCGACATCTTCCGCATCTTCGACGCGCTCAACTACGTGCCCAACATGGAGTTGGCGATCGAAGAGGTGAACAAGGCCGGCAAGATCGCCGAGGCGTCGATTTGCTACACCGGCGACGTCGCCGATCCCGACGAGGACAAGTACACCGTCGACTACTACGTCGACCTGGCCAAGCGCCTCGAAGCGTGCGGCGCGCATATCCTGAACATCAAGGACATGGCCGGGCTCTTGAAGCCCTACTCGGCCAAGATCCTCATCGGGGCGCTCAAAGACGCCGTCGATCTGCCGATTCACCTGCACACCCACGACACCTCCGGAAACGGCGTGGCCATGTACCTGATGGCCGCCGAGGCGGGCGTCGACGTGGTCGACTGCGCCCTGTCGAGCGTCGCTGGGCTGACCAGTCAGCCGTCGCTCAACGCGATCGTGACCGCCATGAAGGGCCAGCCGCACGCTCCCGAGTTGCCGGTCGACAAGCTCCAAGAGCTCGCCGATCACTGGGAGCTTCTGCGCGAGATCTACCACCCGTTCGAATCGGGCCTGAAATCGGGCACCACCGACGTCTACTACCACGAGATTCCGGGCGGTCAGTACTCGAACCTGCGCCCGCGGGCGATCCAGCTCGGCCTGGGCGACCAGTGGGAGCGCATCACGCGCACCTACCACGAGGTCGACCAGGCGCTCGGACGCCTGGTCAAGGTGACCCCGACGAGTAAGGTCGTCGCCGACTTTGCGATGTTTTTGGTGCGAAACGACATGACCGTCGAAGACGTCTTCGCCATGCACGAGCGCGGCGAGGAGGTCGACTTTCCGCAGTCGGTCGTCGACTTCTTCATGGGTCGACTCGGCCAGCCCTACGGCGGGTTCCCCGAAGAGCTCCAAAAGATCGTCACCCGCGGCAAAGAGCCGATCACCGACCGCGCCGGCCAACACCTCGACGACTACGATTGGGAGGCGCACGCCGCCGACCTCGAGGAGCTGCTGGGGCGCACGCCGACCCGCCGCGAGGAGATCTCGTACGCGCTCTACCCGAAGGTGTTCACCGAGCTGGCCCAATCGATCGAAGAGTTCGGCGAGTTCCGCATCCTCGACACCGTCTCCTTTTTGTACGGCATGAAGCCGGGCGAAGAGACCCTGGTCGACATCGAGGAGGGCAAGACGCTGGTCATCAAGCTGTTGACCATCGGCCCCCTCGAAGAGGACGGCACGCGCACGATCTACTTCGAGCTCAACGGTCAGCCACGCGAAGTCACCGTGGTCGACCAGTCCGCCGAGCTCGCCGTGGCCGCACGCCCCAAGGCCGACCGCACCAACCCCGACCACGTCGGCGCGTCGATGAAGGGCAAGGTCATCGCCGTGGCGGTCTCCGAGGGCGACACGGTCGAAAAGGGCCAGGTGTTGCTGACCACCGAGGCGATGAAGATGGAGACCAACGTCACCGCGCCCAAGGACGGTACGGTGAGTCGCCTGGAAGTACGCGCCGGCGATGGGGTCGACTCGGGCGATTTGGTGGCAATCATCGAATAG
- a CDS encoding tellurite resistance TerB family protein — translation MADLGSIESIESLAKDMRVEDGLVHVTFQSKGSNEEVRTVVPVFPQNRPKAGTETSVEEPFVFSVVRSANGLVRNLLGYTASVSAATTAIDSALDEEEGEAPKNDGGAPTVTSVDELSAEQREDVLYRAFERIMFHFAWDPANEEWVIVHEARGLGSELQRQLKLAPLESPEDRELVTRMMLDVATADDELSEAEEEVLLDFIDRDQIQNARPGERGRVSQNDLRRASTGQSRETLYMLACAIALADHKFDPEESDRLEFYAKGLGLEEHRAEELMEAAQMFFIEQYMVSRFAETGELDEDAREEVIELAKKIGYDPDSAEFAFERYRRVQDSGGGFSSGLSW, via the coding sequence ATGGCTGACCTTGGTAGTATCGAGTCGATCGAATCCCTGGCCAAAGACATGCGTGTCGAAGACGGCCTCGTTCACGTGACCTTTCAGTCGAAAGGCAGCAACGAGGAGGTGCGCACCGTTGTGCCAGTTTTCCCCCAGAACCGCCCCAAAGCGGGCACCGAGACGAGCGTTGAAGAACCGTTTGTCTTCAGCGTCGTTCGCTCGGCCAATGGGCTAGTTCGCAACTTGCTGGGCTACACAGCCAGCGTGAGCGCAGCTACCACCGCCATTGACTCGGCGCTCGACGAGGAGGAGGGCGAGGCGCCGAAGAACGACGGCGGCGCGCCGACCGTCACCAGCGTCGACGAGCTGAGCGCCGAGCAGCGCGAGGACGTGCTGTACCGCGCCTTCGAACGCATCATGTTCCACTTTGCGTGGGACCCCGCCAACGAAGAGTGGGTCATCGTGCACGAAGCGCGCGGGCTGGGAAGCGAGCTGCAGCGCCAGCTCAAGCTCGCCCCGCTCGAGTCGCCCGAAGACCGCGAACTGGTCACCCGCATGATGCTCGACGTGGCCACCGCCGACGACGAGTTGAGCGAGGCCGAAGAAGAGGTCCTGCTCGACTTTATCGACCGCGACCAGATCCAGAACGCTCGCCCCGGCGAGCGCGGACGCGTCTCCCAAAACGACCTTCGTCGTGCCAGCACCGGCCAATCGCGCGAGACGCTCTACATGCTCGCCTGCGCCATCGCGCTGGCCGATCACAAGTTCGATCCCGAGGAGAGCGACCGCCTCGAGTTCTACGCCAAAGGACTCGGCCTCGAGGAACACCGCGCCGAAGAGCTGATGGAAGCTGCTCAGATGTTCTTCATCGAGCAGTACATGGTCAGCCGCTTCGCCGAGACAGGCGAGCTCGACGAGGACGCCCGCGAGGAGGTCATCGAGTTGGCCAAGAAGATTGGGTACGACCCCGACTCGGCCGAATTTGCCTTCGAGCGGTATCGTCGCGTGCAGGATAGCGGCGGAGGATTCTCCTCTGGGCTCTCCTGGTAA
- a CDS encoding glycosyltransferase family protein: MTEVNVVSIEMGYGHLRAAYPLADQLRTEVFHVDEAPLADAEEQKAWEKTRHVYEATSRISQLPVVGVPLRFALNQVTDIPHLHPYRDLSRPTLGVRLLERAIDGGIGQGMVAKLRQTGATLLTTFYSPAIIADRFGCRRVFCVVTDSDINRVWAPKNSRGSAIQYLVPSKRARRRLESYGVPGEHIHFTGFPLPPELLGGPDLPVLRDNLARRLVRLDPKGRFRDYHSHELEHFLGELPDEEQGRSPRLMYAVGGAGAQVELVATFLPRLRHLLVLDHLRLTLVAGVRSEVVEKFEQMISDAGLDAELGRSIEILHEPTFETYYRRFNERLQDTDILWTKPSEMTFYAALGLPLIFSWPVGVHERYNRRWAVEAGAGLKQRDPRYAGDWLAEMLSDGTLAAAAWSGFMRLPKFGTYRIVEALGK, translated from the coding sequence ATGACAGAAGTGAACGTCGTATCGATCGAAATGGGCTACGGCCACCTGCGCGCGGCGTACCCACTGGCCGATCAGCTGCGCACCGAAGTGTTTCACGTGGATGAGGCGCCGTTGGCCGACGCTGAGGAGCAGAAGGCGTGGGAGAAGACGCGCCATGTTTACGAGGCGACTTCGCGCATCTCGCAGCTTCCTGTGGTCGGTGTGCCCCTTCGGTTCGCCCTCAATCAGGTCACCGATATCCCGCACCTGCATCCCTACCGTGACCTGTCGCGGCCGACGCTTGGCGTGCGGCTGCTCGAGCGGGCCATCGACGGAGGTATCGGTCAGGGAATGGTGGCCAAGCTGCGCCAGACCGGCGCGACCCTTTTGACCACGTTTTATTCGCCGGCGATCATCGCCGACAGATTCGGCTGCCGCCGTGTCTTCTGCGTGGTCACCGACAGCGATATCAACCGGGTGTGGGCGCCAAAAAACTCGCGGGGGAGTGCCATTCAGTACCTCGTGCCCTCGAAGCGAGCGCGCCGGCGGCTCGAGTCGTACGGGGTGCCCGGCGAGCATATCCATTTTACGGGCTTTCCGTTGCCCCCGGAGCTTTTGGGCGGCCCCGACCTGCCCGTGCTCCGAGACAACCTCGCGCGCCGGCTGGTGCGCCTCGACCCGAAGGGGCGCTTTCGCGACTACCACAGCCACGAGCTCGAGCATTTTTTGGGAGAGCTCCCCGACGAGGAGCAGGGGCGGTCGCCCCGGTTGATGTATGCGGTGGGCGGAGCAGGTGCGCAGGTCGAGCTGGTGGCGACCTTCTTGCCCCGACTTCGCCACCTGCTCGTGCTCGACCATCTCCGGCTGACATTGGTCGCCGGTGTGCGCTCCGAGGTCGTCGAAAAATTCGAGCAGATGATCTCGGACGCCGGACTCGACGCCGAACTCGGCCGCAGCATCGAGATCTTGCACGAGCCGACCTTCGAGACCTACTACCGCAGGTTCAACGAGCGCCTGCAAGACACCGACATCTTGTGGACGAAGCCGAGCGAAATGACCTTCTATGCCGCCCTCGGGCTTCCGCTGATCTTCTCGTGGCCGGTCGGCGTCCACGAGCGCTACAACCGCCGCTGGGCGGTCGAGGCCGGTGCCGGCTTGAAGCAACGCGACCCACGCTACGCCGGCGACTGGCTCGCCGAAATGCTCTCCGACGGCACCTTGGCGGCCGCGGCCTGGTCGGGCTTCATGCGCCTGCCCAAATTCGGCACCTATCGAATCGTCGAGGCGTTGGGGAAATGA
- a CDS encoding metallophosphoesterase family protein encodes MKHLRTNEFDFHPGHMATTWRPGYPLSLRKPQGVLRIGHLSDFHFGKPTADGVDAEDAVWRWIEDFGEVGVDLLFVTGDLVEEPDDEERLPAAKAMLDKAPFPYVVIPGNHDVSNPGTPGTFEKIFGQYPRLERHGDLEIVLLDSMQGLPPSERSLYDRMEAATGKAYSRGKVGQAQLDDLEGRFAHEEPLTYGRVMLVHHHLRPNAPTRQGYQHHPTEPWGLMGPLEDAHDLIDWASQHRVRVIFHGHKHNFWDPYEPRPGVIVLNSGTSTRAKADRPRRARIVDLFAAEDSIAVHDLELSI; translated from the coding sequence ATGAAACACCTTCGGACCAACGAGTTCGACTTTCACCCCGGCCACATGGCCACCACGTGGCGGCCGGGCTACCCGCTGAGCCTGCGCAAGCCTCAGGGCGTGTTGCGCATCGGGCACCTGAGTGACTTCCACTTCGGCAAGCCGACAGCAGACGGCGTCGACGCCGAGGATGCGGTTTGGCGCTGGATCGAAGATTTCGGCGAGGTCGGCGTCGATCTGCTCTTCGTCACCGGCGACCTCGTCGAGGAGCCCGACGATGAAGAACGGCTCCCCGCGGCCAAGGCGATGCTCGACAAGGCGCCCTTCCCTTACGTGGTCATCCCCGGCAACCACGACGTCTCCAACCCCGGCACGCCGGGAACCTTCGAGAAAATCTTCGGCCAATACCCGCGCCTCGAGCGCCACGGCGACCTCGAGATTGTCCTGCTCGACTCGATGCAGGGCCTGCCGCCCTCCGAGCGCAGCCTATACGACCGCATGGAAGCAGCCACCGGCAAGGCCTACTCGCGCGGCAAAGTGGGCCAAGCGCAACTCGACGACCTCGAAGGCCGCTTCGCCCACGAGGAGCCGCTCACGTACGGGCGCGTGATGCTCGTGCACCACCACCTGCGCCCCAACGCCCCGACTCGCCAGGGCTACCAACACCACCCCACCGAGCCGTGGGGTCTGATGGGCCCCCTCGAAGACGCCCACGACCTGATCGATTGGGCCTCCCAACACCGCGTGCGGGTGATCTTTCACGGCCACAAACACAATTTCTGGGATCCCTACGAGCCCCGCCCCGGCGTCATCGTGCTCAACAGCGGCACGTCGACGCGCGCCAAGGCCGACCGCCCTCGCCGGGCGCGCATCGTCGACCTCTTCGCGGCCGAGGATTCGATCGCGGTGCACGATTTGGAGTTGTCTATTTAG
- a CDS encoding integrin alpha, translating to MTFQTLRNVLAGCLVATLGASACQTDLDIERYEYLCDSSAECSDGYQCAHLQDRSQSICVPPDKVESCTSVGDEDGDGAADCEDSDCADLAICDADAGDADAGDTGDVGVDAGDAGDADSGDVADASDAADSSDTEDAAIGDRDNDGIADSDDNCPDHYNPEQRTTTSGTGLACAERLLPGEADLVLFENSTISTDTWAGGIAVLGDLDGDGKDDLAVGTPSAEEGEGAVRLLLSSGAPTSGVLGLGSLQITQIPAPSSDGRFGAAVAAVSDIDRDGVAELAVGHPDYVGNSNQPRGAVHIYHSSNLKNGSTSPARTLAGEQGGDAAGSAVVTLGDVDKDGEVDFAVGAPGFGGSADQSGPGKVYLISGADIDFVNSLAEVDTAFVGEAGSDFGTSIAGGDFDNDGMADVAFGAPDANGTGMVYLISGRSIGTAQIANGQPINLVSSSDVDLRISTTNSSGNFGATIAMGGSLDGDEFDDLVIASKWSTVGSVGDLAGKVHVVSGRGNFPSVGSTTVDNAANFVIHGVEAGQLLGTSLTYVGDINGDGRDELVVGARDSGSTSQGAAYLVVGPSSGASARVTDIAVTIEGANQHDNLGLKAAPAGTYTGADFPGFFVYSPSAEVIDAANQEYRDVPTWFHFTGPFYR from the coding sequence ATGACGTTCCAAACTCTCCGCAACGTGCTCGCCGGTTGTCTTGTCGCGACGCTGGGCGCAAGCGCTTGCCAGACGGATCTCGACATCGAACGCTACGAATACTTGTGTGATTCGAGCGCCGAGTGCAGCGACGGTTACCAGTGCGCGCATCTCCAGGACCGCAGTCAGTCTATTTGTGTGCCGCCGGACAAGGTCGAATCGTGCACGAGCGTCGGCGACGAAGACGGCGACGGCGCGGCGGACTGCGAGGACTCGGACTGTGCGGATCTTGCGATATGCGACGCGGACGCAGGCGACGCAGATGCCGGTGACACCGGCGACGTGGGCGTCGATGCGGGCGATGCTGGTGATGCAGATAGCGGCGATGTCGCCGACGCCTCCGATGCGGCCGATTCCTCAGATACGGAAGACGCAGCCATAGGGGACCGAGACAACGACGGCATTGCCGACAGCGACGACAACTGCCCCGACCACTACAACCCGGAGCAGCGTACGACGACCTCGGGAACTGGGCTCGCGTGCGCGGAGCGGTTGCTCCCCGGAGAGGCCGACCTGGTGTTGTTCGAAAACAGCACCATTTCCACCGACACCTGGGCTGGGGGCATCGCCGTTCTCGGAGATCTCGACGGCGACGGCAAGGATGACTTGGCCGTCGGCACGCCGTCAGCCGAGGAGGGCGAGGGTGCCGTCAGGCTTTTGCTCAGCAGCGGAGCTCCCACGAGCGGAGTGTTGGGTCTTGGCTCGTTGCAAATCACGCAGATTCCCGCACCGAGCAGCGACGGTCGGTTCGGTGCGGCGGTCGCCGCGGTCAGTGATATCGATCGTGACGGTGTTGCCGAACTCGCCGTCGGCCATCCTGATTACGTCGGCAACTCGAACCAGCCTCGGGGCGCCGTGCATATCTATCACAGCTCCAACTTGAAGAATGGCTCGACGAGTCCGGCGCGCACGCTAGCAGGCGAGCAGGGCGGAGACGCGGCCGGAAGCGCGGTGGTCACCCTAGGCGACGTCGATAAAGACGGTGAGGTCGACTTCGCCGTGGGGGCGCCCGGGTTCGGCGGCAGCGCCGATCAGAGCGGGCCGGGCAAAGTATATCTGATCTCGGGAGCAGACATCGACTTCGTCAACAGTCTCGCCGAGGTCGACACGGCCTTTGTGGGCGAGGCGGGGTCGGATTTCGGTACCTCCATCGCCGGCGGTGACTTCGACAATGACGGGATGGCCGACGTGGCGTTCGGTGCGCCCGACGCCAACGGCACGGGGATGGTCTATCTCATTTCGGGACGCTCGATCGGCACTGCGCAGATCGCGAACGGCCAGCCGATCAATCTGGTGAGTAGCAGTGACGTCGACCTACGGATCTCGACGACCAACTCCAGCGGGAACTTCGGCGCTACCATCGCCATGGGCGGAAGCTTAGACGGCGATGAGTTCGACGACTTGGTGATCGCCTCGAAGTGGTCGACGGTGGGCTCCGTCGGGGACTTGGCCGGCAAGGTGCACGTGGTCTCGGGCCGGGGCAACTTCCCGTCGGTCGGCTCCACGACGGTGGACAACGCGGCGAATTTCGTGATCCACGGGGTCGAAGCGGGGCAACTCCTGGGCACCAGCCTCACCTACGTGGGCGACATCAACGGGGACGGGCGCGACGAACTGGTCGTCGGCGCCAGAGACTCGGGGTCGACAAGCCAAGGCGCGGCCTACCTCGTCGTGGGTCCCTCCAGCGGTGCATCAGCCCGGGTTACTGACATCGCCGTGACCATCGAAGGCGCCAATCAGCACGACAACCTCGGCCTGAAAGCGGCCCCTGCCGGGACTTATACAGGTGCCGACTTTCCCGGCTTCTTCGTCTACTCGCCGTCGGCCGAGGTGATCGACGCGGCGAACCAAGAGTATCGCGACGTGCCCACCTGGTTTCATTTTACAGGGCCGTTCTACAGGTAG
- a CDS encoding glycosyltransferase, with protein sequence MVLQVLIASTVLFAAASLVLTLLVHLAVHIKASRKPPESDRPMPISVLKPLKGVDDELWENLVALAEQDHPEFEIVLGAADPLDPALTVARRFQRAYPGVDIRVHVCDQTLGLNPKVSNLAVLSQYATYEQILISDSNVRPGPSYLRDIAAELAQEGVGLVSNVLVGVGERSTGALFENLHLNSFVASVICAADLVGHPCVIGKSMLFRKRHLEELGGWHAVADILAEDYVLGNWFHKAGHKVALSSHVLPTVNVDWTFERFSNRHVRWAQLRRRINPPAFFAEPLLYPVPFVAAAVALGAAAGTLTPVLAAAALGTVVLKVLSDDLLNRRLRGDSIGWRGMLVAPIKDLVVFLLWSVAAVKRVVIWRGNKFIIDEGSRVRPLHEEPALEPLGFDEVA encoded by the coding sequence ATGGTACTTCAAGTACTTATCGCCTCGACCGTCTTATTCGCCGCAGCGTCACTGGTGCTGACGCTGCTCGTTCACCTTGCCGTTCATATCAAGGCTTCACGAAAGCCGCCCGAGAGCGACCGGCCGATGCCGATATCGGTGCTCAAGCCGCTCAAGGGAGTCGACGACGAGTTGTGGGAGAACTTGGTCGCCTTGGCCGAGCAAGACCACCCCGAATTCGAGATTGTGCTGGGCGCCGCCGACCCGCTCGACCCGGCGCTGACTGTGGCCAGACGTTTTCAGCGCGCCTACCCCGGTGTCGACATTCGCGTGCATGTGTGTGACCAGACGCTGGGCCTCAACCCGAAAGTCAGCAACCTGGCCGTCCTCTCTCAGTACGCTACATACGAACAGATCCTCATCTCTGATTCGAATGTGCGTCCCGGCCCCTCGTACCTGCGCGACATCGCCGCCGAGCTCGCCCAGGAGGGCGTGGGGCTGGTGTCGAACGTGCTCGTCGGCGTCGGCGAGCGCTCCACTGGCGCCCTGTTCGAGAACCTGCACCTGAACTCGTTCGTCGCTTCGGTGATCTGCGCAGCCGACCTCGTGGGTCATCCATGTGTGATTGGAAAGTCGATGCTCTTTCGCAAAAGGCACCTCGAAGAGCTCGGCGGCTGGCATGCCGTGGCCGACATCCTCGCCGAGGACTACGTGCTTGGGAATTGGTTTCACAAGGCCGGCCACAAGGTGGCCCTCTCCTCGCACGTGCTGCCGACGGTCAACGTCGATTGGACCTTCGAGCGCTTCAGCAACCGCCACGTGCGCTGGGCGCAGCTTCGCCGACGCATCAACCCACCCGCCTTCTTCGCCGAGCCGCTGCTGTACCCGGTGCCCTTTGTCGCCGCCGCCGTTGCCCTGGGCGCCGCGGCGGGTACCTTGACCCCTGTGCTCGCAGCAGCAGCGCTCGGCACCGTGGTGCTCAAGGTGCTCTCGGACGACCTTCTCAACCGCCGTCTGCGCGGCGACTCCATCGGTTGGCGCGGTATGCTCGTCGCCCCGATCAAGGACCTGGTCGTCTTCTTGCTATGGTCCGTCGCCGCGGTCAAACGCGTGGTCATCTGGCGCGGCAACAAGTTCATCATCGACGAGGGCTCGCGGGTGCGCCCGCTGCACGAGGAGCCGGCGCTCGAGCCGCTCGGTTTCGATGAAGTTGCTTGA
- a CDS encoding tetratricopeptide repeat protein: MFRKSRVSILIAACLSASVAFVSPTAAWAQDPPEYANPSEHQLTLNDDAVRAIIKGDYAGAVALLEEARSLGELNVTYLNLGRAYQKLEQCQKARDAFERALEAPPVKQPPPTFIQKKVAEYSAELDEECPEGETVEAKEADKVDKVEAPPVVEEDSSNAVAWTVTLGGVAVMAGGGAMFALASSERDKVRSQPEPDEGVVTERTMKEAAEIESRANTYDTIGVAALAGGAVITGVGAYLFVADDESSGSQTSVHLDADAVRVQWRVSF; the protein is encoded by the coding sequence ATGTTTCGAAAATCTCGCGTTTCAATCCTTATTGCGGCATGCCTGTCGGCCAGCGTGGCTTTTGTGTCTCCGACGGCCGCTTGGGCTCAAGACCCTCCCGAGTACGCCAATCCCAGCGAGCACCAGCTGACACTCAACGACGACGCGGTCCGCGCGATCATCAAGGGCGACTATGCCGGTGCGGTCGCGTTGCTGGAGGAGGCGCGTTCACTGGGCGAGCTCAACGTGACCTACCTGAACCTGGGCCGCGCCTATCAAAAACTGGAGCAGTGCCAGAAGGCGCGCGATGCCTTCGAGCGAGCGCTCGAGGCGCCGCCGGTCAAACAACCGCCGCCTACGTTCATCCAGAAGAAGGTCGCCGAGTACTCCGCCGAGCTCGACGAGGAGTGCCCGGAAGGGGAGACGGTCGAGGCGAAAGAGGCCGACAAGGTCGACAAGGTCGAGGCGCCGCCGGTGGTCGAGGAAGACTCGTCGAACGCGGTTGCTTGGACCGTCACGCTCGGCGGTGTCGCCGTGATGGCTGGCGGCGGCGCCATGTTCGCGCTCGCCTCGAGCGAGCGCGACAAGGTCCGCTCGCAACCCGAGCCCGACGAGGGCGTGGTGACAGAGCGTACGATGAAAGAAGCCGCCGAGATCGAGTCGCGCGCCAATACCTACGACACGATCGGCGTGGCTGCGCTGGCCGGAGGTGCGGTGATCACCGGCGTGGGCGCGTATCTGTTTGTGGCGGACGACGAGTCTTCGGGCTCGCAGACCTCGGTCCACCTCGACGCCGATGCGGTGCGCGTGCAGTGGCGAGTCTCCTTCTAG